One Azospirillum brasilense DNA window includes the following coding sequences:
- a CDS encoding 3-hydroxyacyl-CoA dehydrogenase/enoyl-CoA hydratase family protein encodes MQIKRAAVIGSGVMGSGIAAHFANAGIPVVLLDIPAKEGDDRSAIAKGAVQRLLKTDPAPFMHPKNAKLVTPGNLEDDLALLADVDWIVEAIVENPAVKADLYRRIDPVRKDGSVVSSNTSTIPLGVLVAGQSDAFKRDFLITHFFNPPRYMRLLEIVSGEATRPDALAAVADVCDRALGKGVVRCKDTPGFIANRIGVYWIQTAINTAVDLGLTVEEADAIAGRPMGIPKTGVFGLVDLVGLDLMPHIAKSLLATLPENDPYRAAFREHPVITKMIAEGYTGRKGKGGFYRLNRDGGAKVKEAIDLSTGAYRRSDKPKLESVSAAGRDLRALADFPDRTGQYARRVLAHTLAYAASLVPEIADSIVAVDEGMRLGYNWKQGPFELIDRLGTEWFAGLCRSEGIPVPPLVEQAAGRPFYRVEDGTLQHLTTAGLYDTVVRPDGVLLLSDIKRASKPVWKNGSASLWDIGDGVLCVEFTSKMNALDGDIMAAYGKAMKLIGDGKGDWKALVIHNESDNFSVGANLGLALFALNVGLWPQIEELVEGGQRAYRALKYAPFPVVSAPCGMALGGGCEILLHSDHVQAHAETYMGLVEVGVGLIPGWGGCTEMLARHAANPRTPKGPMPPIAGAFETISLAKVAKSAAEAKDLLYLRPSDGITMNRDRLLADAKAKALELAAHYTPPEKVTYTLPGPNGRAALELFLEGFALQGKATPHDMVVCGKLAEVLTGGPKADVTQPVTEEQMLGLERKAFMELVRTEGTIDRVEHMLTTGKPLRN; translated from the coding sequence ATGCAGATCAAACGCGCCGCCGTGATCGGCTCCGGCGTGATGGGCAGCGGCATCGCCGCCCATTTCGCGAACGCCGGCATTCCCGTCGTCCTGCTCGACATCCCCGCCAAGGAGGGTGACGACCGCAGCGCCATCGCCAAGGGGGCCGTCCAGAGGCTCCTGAAGACCGACCCCGCGCCCTTCATGCACCCGAAGAACGCCAAACTGGTGACTCCGGGCAATCTGGAGGACGACTTGGCCCTGCTGGCCGACGTCGACTGGATCGTCGAGGCCATCGTCGAGAATCCGGCGGTCAAGGCCGACCTCTACCGCCGCATCGACCCGGTGCGCAAAGACGGTTCCGTGGTGTCGTCCAACACCTCGACCATCCCGCTGGGCGTGCTGGTCGCGGGGCAGTCGGACGCCTTCAAGCGCGACTTCCTCATCACCCACTTCTTCAACCCGCCGCGCTACATGCGGCTGCTGGAAATCGTCAGCGGCGAGGCCACCCGGCCCGACGCGCTGGCCGCCGTCGCCGACGTCTGCGACCGCGCGCTGGGCAAGGGTGTGGTCCGCTGCAAGGACACGCCGGGCTTCATCGCCAACCGCATCGGCGTCTACTGGATCCAGACGGCGATCAACACCGCCGTCGATCTCGGCCTGACGGTGGAGGAGGCCGACGCCATTGCGGGCCGCCCCATGGGCATCCCGAAGACCGGCGTGTTCGGTCTGGTCGATCTCGTCGGGCTGGACCTGATGCCGCACATCGCCAAGAGCCTGCTGGCGACCCTGCCGGAGAACGATCCCTACCGCGCCGCCTTCCGCGAGCACCCCGTCATCACCAAGATGATCGCGGAGGGCTACACCGGCCGCAAGGGCAAGGGCGGCTTCTACCGCCTGAACCGCGACGGCGGCGCCAAGGTCAAGGAGGCCATCGACCTGTCCACCGGCGCCTACCGCCGTTCCGACAAGCCGAAGCTGGAGAGCGTGTCCGCCGCCGGGCGCGACTTGCGGGCGCTGGCCGATTTCCCCGACAGGACCGGGCAGTACGCCCGCCGGGTGCTGGCCCACACGCTGGCCTACGCCGCGTCGCTGGTGCCGGAGATCGCCGACAGCATCGTCGCGGTCGATGAGGGCATGCGGCTCGGCTACAACTGGAAGCAGGGCCCGTTCGAGCTGATCGACCGGCTGGGCACCGAATGGTTCGCCGGCCTCTGCCGCAGCGAGGGCATCCCCGTCCCGCCGCTGGTCGAACAGGCCGCCGGGCGGCCCTTCTACCGGGTTGAGGATGGCACGCTCCAGCATCTGACCACCGCCGGTCTCTACGACACGGTGGTGCGTCCCGACGGCGTGCTGCTGCTGTCCGACATCAAGCGGGCGTCGAAGCCGGTGTGGAAGAACGGCTCGGCCAGCCTGTGGGACATCGGCGACGGCGTGCTGTGCGTCGAGTTCACCAGCAAGATGAACGCGCTGGACGGCGACATCATGGCCGCCTACGGCAAGGCAATGAAGCTGATCGGCGACGGAAAAGGGGACTGGAAGGCCCTGGTCATCCACAACGAGTCCGACAACTTCTCGGTCGGCGCCAACCTCGGCCTCGCCCTGTTCGCGCTGAACGTCGGGCTGTGGCCGCAGATCGAGGAGCTGGTGGAGGGCGGCCAGCGCGCCTACCGCGCCCTGAAATACGCCCCCTTCCCGGTGGTGTCGGCGCCCTGTGGCATGGCACTCGGCGGCGGCTGCGAGATCCTGCTGCATTCCGACCATGTGCAGGCCCACGCCGAGACGTACATGGGTCTGGTCGAGGTTGGTGTCGGGCTGATCCCCGGCTGGGGCGGCTGCACGGAGATGCTGGCCCGCCACGCCGCCAACCCGCGCACGCCGAAGGGGCCGATGCCGCCCATCGCCGGGGCCTTCGAGACGATCAGCCTCGCCAAGGTCGCCAAGTCGGCGGCGGAGGCCAAGGATCTGCTGTACCTCCGCCCCAGCGACGGCATCACCATGAACCGCGACCGGCTGCTGGCCGACGCCAAGGCCAAGGCGCTGGAGCTGGCCGCACACTACACCCCGCCCGAGAAGGTCACCTACACGCTCCCCGGCCCCAACGGGCGGGCGGCGCTGGAGCTGTTCCTCGAAGGCTTCGCGCTCCAGGGCAAGGCAACGCCACACGACATGGTGGTCTGCGGCAAGCTGGCCGAGGTGCTGACCGGCGGGCCGAAGGCCGACGTCACCCAGCCGGTGACCGAGGAGCAGATGCTGGGGCTGGAGCGAAAGGCCTTCATGGAGTTGGTGCGGACCGAGGGCACCATCGACCGGGTGGAGCACATGCTGACCACCGGCAAGCCGCTGCGGAACTGA
- a CDS encoding MerR family transcriptional regulator, protein MSQPARLMGLGTRADIGLDPGADGAGRSFAIGELADEFGLTHRTIRHYEDEGLLAPQRDGTARVYGHRDRARLALICRGKRLGFSLAEIKEFLTLYDADDIQKEQMRFMQRIARRRIADLERQLQDVQQTLGELRIIDTQISDHFRKNGITETHTPEDSQP, encoded by the coding sequence ATGTCGCAACCAGCAAGGTTGATGGGGCTGGGCACGCGCGCCGACATCGGGCTGGACCCCGGCGCGGACGGTGCCGGACGGTCCTTCGCCATCGGTGAACTGGCTGACGAATTCGGGCTGACCCACCGCACCATCCGCCATTATGAGGACGAAGGGCTGCTGGCGCCGCAGCGCGACGGCACCGCCCGTGTCTACGGCCACCGCGATCGCGCGCGCCTCGCGTTGATCTGCCGGGGCAAGCGGCTGGGCTTCAGCCTCGCCGAGATCAAGGAATTCCTCACCCTCTACGACGCGGACGATATCCAGAAGGAGCAGATGCGCTTCATGCAGCGCATCGCCCGCCGCCGCATCGCCGACCTGGAACGGCAGCTTCAGGACGTTCAGCAGACGCTGGGCGAGCTGCGCATCATCGACACCCAGATCTCCGACCATTTCCGCAAGAACGGAATCACGGAGACGCACACCCCGGAGGACTCGCAACCATGA
- a CDS encoding thiolase family protein yields the protein MTSAPLTTPANPVVIAGYARSPFAFANKGELAKVRPDDLLAHVVAALVERTGVNPQDIEDVVVGCAFPEGEQGMNIARTVSFLAKLPLTAGATTINRYCGSSMQAIHQAAGAIQMGAGEVFLCGGIESMSRVPMMGYNPLPHPGLKDQYPEAYCSMGVTAENVARRYEISRADQEAMAAESHAKAAAAQQAGRLAEEIVAIQTAAGLVERDGCIRPGTSGETLSGLKPAFLDDGSVTAGTSSPLTDGASAVLVTTEAYAKANGLPILARIRSVAVAGCAPEVMGLGPVPAAQKALKRAGLSIRDIDVIELNEAFAAQAIACMRDLDIDPAKVNLDGGAIALGHPLGATGARITGKAAALLKREGKQFALATQCIGGGQGIATVLEAV from the coding sequence ATGACCTCGGCGCCTTTGACCACGCCCGCCAATCCGGTCGTCATCGCCGGCTACGCTCGCTCCCCCTTCGCCTTCGCCAACAAGGGCGAGCTGGCGAAGGTCCGCCCCGACGACCTGCTGGCCCATGTCGTCGCGGCGCTGGTCGAGCGCACGGGCGTCAACCCGCAGGACATCGAGGATGTGGTCGTCGGCTGCGCCTTCCCCGAGGGCGAGCAGGGCATGAACATCGCCCGCACCGTGTCCTTCCTGGCGAAGCTGCCGCTGACCGCCGGGGCGACCACGATCAACCGCTATTGCGGTTCCTCCATGCAGGCGATCCATCAGGCGGCGGGCGCCATCCAGATGGGGGCGGGCGAGGTCTTTCTGTGCGGCGGCATCGAATCGATGAGCCGCGTCCCGATGATGGGCTACAACCCGCTGCCGCATCCGGGCCTGAAGGACCAGTATCCGGAAGCCTACTGTTCGATGGGCGTCACGGCGGAGAATGTCGCCCGCCGTTACGAGATTTCCCGCGCCGACCAGGAGGCGATGGCCGCCGAGTCCCACGCCAAGGCCGCCGCGGCGCAGCAGGCCGGGCGCCTCGCCGAGGAGATCGTCGCCATCCAGACCGCCGCCGGCCTCGTGGAGCGCGACGGCTGCATCCGCCCCGGCACCAGCGGCGAAACGCTGAGCGGCCTAAAGCCCGCCTTCCTGGACGACGGCTCGGTCACCGCCGGCACCTCCTCCCCCCTGACGGACGGCGCCTCGGCGGTGCTGGTCACGACGGAAGCCTACGCCAAGGCCAACGGCCTGCCGATCCTCGCCCGCATCCGCTCGGTCGCGGTGGCCGGCTGCGCGCCGGAGGTGATGGGGCTCGGCCCGGTCCCGGCGGCGCAGAAGGCGCTGAAGCGCGCCGGCCTGTCCATCCGGGACATCGACGTGATCGAGCTGAACGAGGCCTTCGCCGCCCAGGCCATCGCCTGCATGCGCGACCTCGACATCGACCCGGCCAAGGTGAACCTGGACGGCGGTGCCATCGCGCTCGGCCACCCGCTCGGCGCCACCGGCGCCCGCATCACCGGCAAGGCCGCGGCCCTGCTGAAGCGCGAGGGCAAGCAGTTCGCGCTCGCCACCCAGTGCATCGGCGGCGGCCAGGGCATCGCCACGGTCCTGGAAGCGGTCTGA